CGACCCTGCCGATGATTTTGCGTATTGGGAGGAACAACACGAAAAACTCATGCAGGTGGAGAACCTGCCCGAAGAGGAAAAAGATGGGGCGCTCCGAGGTATTCTCCGAGACATCGTCAGCCGCTACAGCAACGAGATCGCTGGTAATTTCATCCATTCACATTACAACGTGACCCGGACTTTGGTGACGATTGGTTTTAGCCGATTGCTCAATGCTGCACGTGTCAAAGGCCCTTGGTCTATTTTTAGCAATCAGCTGGACTTGGATGACAAGATTCATATCAAGGGACGCACGGATGAACTGCGCAAGTTGGCTAAAATTGGCACTGTCGTGATGGTGCCGACCCACTATAGCAACATGGATTCGGTGTTGATTGGTTGGGTGATCCAGCATTTGGGCCTACCGCCATTCATCTATGGAGCGGGACTCAATCTCTTCAATCTCAAAATATTCGCCTACTTCATGAACAGTGTGGGGGCATACAAAGTCGATCGACGAAAGAAAAATCCACTGTACCTGGAGACGCTCAAGTCCTACTCGACCATCGCGATTCGCGAAGGCTGCCACAGTTTGTTTTTCCCTGGAGGGACGCGTTCGCGCAGTGGCAAGATCGAGAAGCAATTGAAACTAGGTCTGCTTGGTACCGCTATTGAGGCACAGCGCCAAGTGTTTCAGTCCGAGGAGGACGATCAAAACAAAGTGTTTATCGTGCCCGTCACGATCAATTACCACTTTGTGCTCGAAGCTCCTAGTTTGATCAATGATTACCTCAAACGCAAAGGGCAGCAGCGATACTATGAGGAAAACGACGAATACACGACCTCCTACAAGATCTCTAAGTTTTTGCTCAAGTTCTTTACCAAAGGGTCGGATATCTCTGTGTCGATAGGTGATGCGCTCGATGTACTGGGCAACCGTGTCGATACCAAAGGAAATAGCTTGGACAAAAATGGTCAGGTGATTGATATCAAGGATTATTTCAAGTCCAATGGGGAGGTCACCGAAAACCATCAGCGTGAACAAGAATACAATCGCATACTAGGGAGGCAGATTGTCAAAGAGTTTCACAAACACAACCGGGTGTTTTCTAGTCACATGGTGGCGTATGTAGCGTTTCGTATGTTGGGGAGAATACACAAGCACTTGGACCTCTATGGCTTATTGAGACTGCAAGACGAAGATTTGATCATTCCCTACGAGGACTTCAAAAAACAGTTCGTCGTAGTGCTCAATGCGCTCAAAAAATTGCAAAAGCAACAAGAAGTGGGCTTGGCAGATCATTTGTTTATGGACGTGGATGAGGTGATCACCCATGGTTTGAAAAACGTCGGGATGTATCATGCCTCGCTCCCAGTGGTCAAAAACAAAAAAGGGAACATTGAAGTGCAGAGCATGAATCTGCTCTATTTTTACCACAACAAACTCTTAGGCTATGAGCTCGAAAACCTCTTCTAAGAAACTGGTAGGAGTCATCGGGGCGGGTAGTTTTGGTACTGCCATCGCCAATATCCTTGCGGAAAAGAGCAATGTATTGCTCTATGTACGGGATGAAAACAAAGCCAAAGAGATCGCTACCACGAGAGTGAGCTCCTCGCAAAAGATAGAAGAGAACATAGAAATCACCACCAATCTCGCCGATATCGGCAATCGCTGTGAGATTATATTTCCCATTGTGCCTTCGGCTAATTTTCGAACCATGATTCGAAAGTTGGCTCCATACCTCAAACCGTATCACGTATTGATCCATGGCACCAAAGGATTGGACCTAAACATACCCGAGGGAGAAGTACTCAGCAAGGAAAATCCGCTGTCTCGCAAATACGTGCGAACTATGAGTGAGGTCATACTCGAAGAGACCTCTGTACTGCGGGTGGGGTGTCTGGCGGGGCCTAACTTGGCCAGGGAAATTCAAGAACGACAACCGGCTGCTACTGTCGTCGCGAGCCACTTCGAAGAAGTGATTGATGAGGGACAGAAGTTGCTCAAAAACGACCGGTTCATGGTCTATGGGAGCAATGACCTGATTGGAATCGAATTTTGTGGCGTGCTCAAAAACATCATTGCGATCGGTTCTGGTGCCGTCAGTGGCATGGGCCTGGGAGAAAATACGCGTTCACTGCTCATCAGTCGTGGCATGGTAGAGATGATCCACATCGGCAATGCCCTAGGAGGCAATACCAAGGCTTTCATTGGGCTGGCGGGCGTGGGAGATTTGATTGCGACCTGTAGTTCTAGCTTGAGTAGAAACTATACGGTAGGCTATCGATTGGCCAAAGGAGAGACCATCGATGAGATCAAAGCCTCGATGGAAGAGGTCGCCGAAGGTATCAATACGACGATCATCATCAAGCAATTGGCCGACAGCCTCAATATTCGAGTGCCCATCACAGAGACCCTGCACAAAATCATCCACGGCAAGATGACAATGGCCGAATCACACACCTACTTTATGAAGTTTCCGTTTCGTGCGGAGATTGATTTTATTTGAGTCGTAGCGTCTGCTAGGTGTGGTGTGGCGTAGGATTATCTGATCGACAGGGCTGTATAGCAACTGCTATTGCTCAAATAGCGAGATATCATGAGTACCCTTCGAATAAGTACAATTGGTAAATAATGCCTGATTGGCCAACAACTATAGAAGATATATTACAAATAGTAGACCGTACTAAGATGAGAAAACTTGTTATTTTATTTGTGTGCTTTATTTTGGTTGTAAGTTGTGATTCTGAGAGTGCTTTAGAAAGTGACTCTCAAGCTACAGGCCCTGATTCAACGTTCGAATTTTCTTTCAGAAACAAGGAAGAAGCAGATTTATTGAATCCTAATACTGATGGATATTATTCTCATGAGCAGGTCAGAGTTTATTTGGACCCAGAAAGGTCACAGGATATTACTACACAATTTACAGGGGATAGGGACTTTGTTATACCTCCAGAAACATCAGGTTCACAATGGTACTGGGTTTATCTTGACGCAAGTTTGAATGGGAATGTTGGAGATGTTAGTTACTACCTTCAATTAAGTGCCATCGATGTTGATACTATAGTTGCTAAAACAAGAGAGCGAAACGCTTGGCCTGAAATTTATTATTTGGAATACAATGGGGTAATTCTCTTTGATGATTTAGAGAGTAAAAGGTTGTGGGACGGTGTTATTTACAAATAGAGGAGAGCGTAGCAATCCCTTCTCAAAAGTGCCGTTTAGGACGCCTGGAGAGGGTTTTTATCCTTCTTTTTGAAACACGTGTGTTTGATCGATCAAACACACGTGTTTCGAGCGCCAAACACACGTGCTTCGACGGTCAAACACACGTGTTTGTTTTGACGAGTACTTGTAGTCGGTTCATCCGCAACTTTTAGCTCTCAATGTTGATCTCTTTGCTCTTCCCTTAGTGCCCACCAAGACCAAAGGATTGGTCGGTATTTTGGGGGCTACAAATCAACATTCGACATTGAACATTCGGTATTCATTATTCAAATGATAGGAACTATGAATCTTGAATAATGAAGTGCTCTCCCTGTGTTTGGTTCGAGTCCCCTCACGAAACTCTGCCTCTAATGCGAATATTTTTCGCTTGGAATATCAATATTTATACTTGAATAAATTACTTTCACGGTATGCAAGAGCGAACACAGCCCTCTTGCTTTAGAATCAACCATAACCAACCAAAATCAACCACCTAACCATCCCATTCTCTACTACCAAACATTTTCATTTTCAACCACAATAAACACTAGGATTATGCGCCTTACTCAAAATTTTTATGAACTCATGACAAAGACCTCTCAACTCCTGCTGCTCGCTATCATGACTACTCTCATGGTCGCCTGTGGCGGTGATGACGATAGCGATGGAGACGATGTAGTCCCTTCGTGTGACGACTTCTCAGCCAGCGCAGTACGTACAGCTGCCAATGAAATCCAACTGACCATCACTGAGGGATCAGCTCCCTATGCCTACACCGTCACCTACCAGGGAGGGGCGACTCAGGACGGAGAGACCAGCCAATCACCCGTCACCATCGCTCTCACAGAGACCGCAGAGGCACAATCCATCACCGTCACCGACGAGACAGACTGCAGCGCGACCGCTGAGCTAGCCGCCTGTGCACTCACCGCTACTGCAGTAGCTTCGGACGGGGAGATCACACTCACTGTAGCAGAGGGTACCACTCCCTACACCTATGTGATCACCTATGCAGGAGGCAGCACACAGGAGGGACAGTTCACAGACGAGAGCGCGACGATCACTGCGGATCAGTCCGAAGACGCCACCCTCGTACTCACCGATGCAGACTTCTGTACCACAGAGACTACAGTGAGCGCAGACGACTTGACGTCCCTACTCGATACCCGAGACGGACAGAGATACCAAATCGTCACCATCGGCACACAGACCTGGCTCGCAGAAAACTTCAACTACGACTACACCGGATCGCTATGCTACGATGACGATGCAGCCAATTGTGAGGAATACGGCAAACTATACACTTGGGCAATGGTAATAGAAGATGATTTCGCCCCAGAGGGATGGAGGGTTTGCACTAAAATCGATGTAGAAACCTTAGAGACTGAAATTGGGGCTAACCCAGGTGAAAAGCTGAACCCAGGAGGTACAAGTGGCTTTAATGCAGTTCAGGGGGGAGCATATTATGAAGAATTATTTCTAGGAAAAGATACTGATGCCTATCATTGGACAATCACAGAAATTGATGAGTTAGAGGCCAATTACTTTAATATACAGGCAGATAATGACGTGCTTTTTGATAGAAAACTGAATAAAGAAGCCTACATGTCCACCCGGTTAGTGAAGGAATAGTTATAAAATTAAGTTCAGCTATGGTCGAGGTAAATTCTGAGAGAAGAAATACTGTTTACAATAGATATTATTCTAATATGTAGTTTTCAATTGTTAACGATTGCAAATTTATTTGCTAACGCCCCTGTTTTCGATGGAACTACAAGTTCACAAAGTATAGGGTCTGATAATATTGATCCTTACACAACGACCATAGTTGTTCAATTTGACCAAGTTATAGAAGAGCAAGCTGTCGCTAATGTTTCAATACCCCAATCATCCTCGTCACAGACGAGGATGCTGTAGTAGAGCATTTGCAATGCGTTCAAAAGCAGGGGGAAGGAGATAAATACACAAGCAATATACTTTCTGATATTTACTGTGGTGGATATGGATTGGTCGGTATTTTGGGGGCTACAAATCAACATTGGACATTCGGTATTCATTATTCAAATGATAGGAGCTATGAATCTTGAATAATGAAGTGCTCTCCCCTCTGGTCTGAGTGTCGACTAAGATCAGAGTTTTTCCCGTAAGCCTTACCCTCAAATCAGGCTACCTTTTCCATCGCTTCTATCCGCTGCTGTAGGCTGGGGTGCGAGTAGTTCACGAAGACATAGGCTGGGTGTGGAGTCAGGTTGCCTAGATTGGTAGCGGTGAGCTTTTTGAGGGCGCTGATGAGTGGTTGACGGTCGTAGGTGCGTACGGCATATTCGTCTGCTTCGTACTCATTTTTTCTACTCAGTAGATTCATCAAGATACCGATGACGGTTGAGACTGGCGAGAACAGCATGCCGAATGCCAGTACGTTGATGTGCATGCTGGTGGAGTTGGCTCCTAGCGCCCAGGACACTTCGGAGCTAGAGATCATCAGCGAGAGCAACCATAGCATGAAACCAATTTGAGCCACACTCAGGATCATAGACCAGACGATGTGTTTCTTCTTGTAGTGCCCTACTTCGTGGGCGAGTACGGCGACTAGTTCTTCTTCGCTGTGTTGATCGATGAGTGTGTCGTAGAGGACTACTTTTTTCTTTTTGCCTAGCCCGCTAAAGAACGCATTGGCTTTGGAGGAGCGTTTGGAGCCATCGATCACAAAGATGCTGTTGAGTGAAAAACCAACTTTTTGGCTGTAGTCGGTGATGGCGTCTCTGAGGCTTCCTTCACCCAGGGGTGTGAGCTTGTTGAATAGCGGGATGATCAGAGAAGTGTAAAACATGTTGAGGAATACCATCAGTATGGCTGCCACGAGCCAGAAATAGAGCCAGAACGTCTGTGGGAATAGCGCGACGAGCGCAATGAAGATGCTGACAATCAGTCCGCCGATGAGGACAGTCATGAGCCAGCTTTTGAGTTTGTCTAGGACGAAAGTTTTGGGCGTGGTTTTGTTGAAACCGAATTTTTGTTCGATCACGAAGGTGCCGTACAGGTCAAAAGGGATGCTCATCAAGTCAGAGACAAAGTACAAAATGCCAAAGAAGTAGAGTGAAGCGAGGTATTCTACGGGAGCGATGGCACGTACTTGTGCATCGAGCCATCCGAAGACACCAAACCAGAGTAGTGCCAGCATGACCACAAAACTCACAGTAGAGCTGAGCAAGGAGAAGTTGAAGACGGCCGTTTGGTAGCGTTGCGATTCTTGGTATTTCTGTTTGTCGTAGATGCCTTCGAGTGCTGTAGGGATAGGTTGTTTTCTGCTGCGGTTGTTGAGGATGCCAAGGGTCTTGGCAAACACAAAGTCAAAAAGGGTGATGCCAAGGATGAGGTAGAGTATCGTGTCGCTGTTCATACGGAGTGATTTGGTACAAAAGTAAAGAAAGAACGGCAGCTAGTGCTTCCTTTCTCCATCGAGCAGTACCCAAGCGTTGTGTCCGAGGTAGTCCCAGGGGACATGAGCTAGGTCTACGCTAGGGTCAATCAGTGTTTTGTAGGGGCCTTGGTTGATGCGCAAACGACTCTTTTGGCAGTAGACCTGTGGGTCCGAGACTCCTTTGGCGAGGTATTCTTGGTGTAGAAACTGGGCAAATTGCCAAGCAAAATCAGGGTGAGCGGAGACCTTGTGGGATTGTTTGCTCGTGAGATAGTCCTTTTTTCTGACACTAAACTCTTGGCCTGTTTGGCTATCGACGACCTTGAAAGATGCCGATCCTGAACGTGAACGCAGCATCATGCGCCAGCTCAGTCGGTGGCCTTCTTCTGTCCAGAGTACATCTCCCTCGATCCAGTGATGACGTAGGGGGAGATAAATTTGCCAGGCAAAGTATGCGGTGAAGAGGTAGAGTACCCAAGAGGGGGTAGATACTTGGGAGGGCTGTTTGTCGGGGCCTTTCTTGAAAAAGAACTTTCGTATCTGATCCGGCTCGAAAAAGAAGATCGCCAATGCCACCATCATGTAAGGGAAGATGCCGATTTGGAAAATAACCGAGTTGAAGAGGTTGAAACCAATCAGTGCGGCAAATGCAATTTTTCGTGTACGCTTCCACAGCAGCAACGGGCTGATCAGTCCGTCAAAGACAATGCCTGAGTAGGTGATGAGGTATTGAAACCAAGGCGTGACGAGTAGGTCCCCGATGATGGGATAACTGGCCTTGCTGGCAAACTTGTACTGGATGAAGTCTCCCGAGATCCAGCTGTCGGAGAGTTTGGCCACAGAGGCAAAAGTAAACACGATGAAAACTTGTAGAACGAAGAAAAGTCGGTACCAGTTGGGCATGTATTCTTGGACGATCCCTGTGCGCTGGCTGTCCAGTGACAATCGGTACTGCGGGTTGATCATCGCCATGAACCAACATAGAAGCACGGCGAAATAGTAGTGGTTGTTGTAGCTGGTCTTCTGCATGAAGTAGCATCCAGACCAGAGAAGGGCCAAAACCAGTGAGCTCCAACGGTAGCGGTATCCAGCTGCGACCATCAAGCTTGCTACACCCATGACCACATAGTAGTAGTACATCCCATGACCCGGAAGGGGGGAGAGCCAGTTTGTCCAGATGAAAGGGAAGTGCATCGAAGGCTCAATGAAGACTCGACCGACCCAGCCAGTAGCGATCGCTCCGAAGGATTCGACGGCCATCAGTAGTCCAAACAGGACTCTGAATACGACGATGGGGCTGTTGTCAATGGGTTTGAAAAACTCGTTGCGGAGTGGGGTTGGCATGGAGGTCTAAAACATGTAGGGCACCGGGCATTTGAGTTCGCGAACGTCACGCGAGGGTTTGCGGGGGTCTCCCAATTTGAAGGTGTAAGTGATCGATACTTCGTGTGCTCCACCGCTATTGATTCCGAGACTGGAAAGAGTGTAGTCAAAGCTATAGCCAAAGGTGACTTTCTTTTGGGTGACGCCAAACATGAAAATGAGCGATTCAGAATTGCTGCCACTTCCTTTGGGGGTCTTGAGTGGAATCCCACGGTACCACATTCCGAAAATCACCGGTTGTAGTGTGAAGTACATGCCTAGATCCAGTTGGTCAAATTCCCCTTGATTGCGATAGTTGAAGGTTGGAGAGATACTTCTTTCCATGCCTTTGGCTGTTTCTCCTTTTTTGTAGGGGGTATTGAGGGGGATTTTGTATCCGCCATGGATGGATAGTTTGCGTGGCAGAGGGCTGCCATTGCCGATGAAGGATTGGTCTGGTTCGCGGAGGTGATGCATCGCTGCACCGAGCCAGATACGCTTGGAGTAGACGAGCCCGCCTAAGGCCAAGTCGAAGTATCGGATTTTTCCAGAACTGTCAAATTGTTCGGCAGTAGGGTTTCCATTGGGGCCGTTGGAGTCGATTTGATCACCAAAGGTGAGGCGGTTAAAGTTGAGGTCTCTAAAAGTGTAGGATGCTTCGATCGCAGGGCGAAACGTCCATTTGTAATTGACGTCCACTTGGTAGGCATACTGTAGCGCGATTTCGGTTGATGTGAGGCCTGCGATTCCTTCTTTGTCAGAAGTGATCAACAGCCCCACACTGCTGTTTTTTTCGTCGAAATTGTTGTCCGCATAAGCCGAAAAGGTCTCGAAGCTAGCATCGATAGAAGGCCACTGACTCCGGTAGTTGAGTCCTGCCCGACCTTGCTGGTTGATTCCTGCCAAAGCGGGGTTGAGGTACAGTGGAGCCGCATAGTATTGTGAAAACTGCGGATCTTGCCCATACGAATCCTCTGGAATGAATAGCGCTACGACGAAGAGCAAAAAGAAGATTTTTTTCAACATTGAAAATTGTTATTCGAGACTACACCTGCTTTAATAGAATCGATGCAAAATAGAAAATATTGCAGCAATAAAGAAAGGTTTTATTTTTTGTTGACATCTATGGTATAGAAATGTCTTTTTTTCTCGTTACTTCAAGGAATTGCCTTATTTTTAGGCGGAATTTGATTATTTAAACATTTGAATTCATTCGCATTTTGAGACCGGTGATGATAGAAACGTTTGTACAAAGAATGGGACGCGTGTGTTACGGATTGTTCGTGATTTCCCTGTGCTTATGTGCAGGCTCCATTTCTGCCCAAAACCAAAATTATTCGGAGTACAACTGGTTCTTTGGCAATTCTGTTACTTCCATGACTTTCAACAAGTCAGATGCCCGAGCACAGTTGGATCAGGTACAGGTCACACCTTATGGGATTGGTGGAGGAGCGGTGATTTCGAATCCAGTGACTGGAGACCTACTCTTTTATACCGATGGAGAGCGGATCTATGATGCCAATCACGACCCACTGCCAGGCAACCCCTTGTTGAATGGAACTCCTTCGATCAATCGGTCAGCGGTGGTTTTTCCTCTGCCGTATTCTACTGGACAGTATTATGTCTTTACCAATTCGGGTGCCGCAGGAGTGAGCGAAATTCAATACACGATTGTTGATCGTACGATGACCGGCAATGCCCTAGCTGGGGAGCCTACTCTCGGAGATGTGGCCTCTCTCAACAACCCGACAGGGTTGGTAGATCCCTCTGAGGCCATGGCGATCATCAAGCAAGATTTGGACAACTACTGGCTGATCTCACAAAACAGTGCCACACTAGCCTATCAAGTTACGTCCCTCAATAGCACAACCGGAGTGGGGACAACCACCTCCTTTGCAATTGGCTCGGTCACCAACCCCGCGTACGAAGCAGCGAGTTTTGCCTATGATTCCATTCATGGGCGTCTGGCCATTGCTCCTAGAGCTTCCAATCGCAACGTGTACGTTTTTGATTTTGATGTGGTGACTGGCACCATGAGCTTCAATCGCTCGATTCTCAATACAGGAAATAGTGATGGAGCAGGTGAGGCCGTCTATGATGTGGCGTGGTCTCCGAGTGGTGATCAATTGTATATTTCACGTTTTGGAGGAGCTGGTGAATTTGGTGATTTGTATCAGTTTGACTTCAATGACCCAATAGAAACGGTCAATTCGATATTGTTTCAACCGGTATTTCGTAGCTATGGTATACAGCTCGCTCCAGATCAGAATATTTACCACCTCTATCAGCAGACGAGTAGCGATGCGATAGAACTCGGGCGAATCACCGAAGCAGACAGTACCTATCATGCAGACAGTGCCTTTTTCAACGTGGGCTATGACAGTTTGGCTTTTGACCCGTCAGGGATCAATGGATGGCAGTTTCCAACTTTTGCTGCGCCACATTTCGAAAGTTTCGATTCTGTGGGCTTTGTGTTTATGGATACCTGTACACGCCAAAGCACTAAGTTCTTTTCGGTTGTCCAACCGACTCCTGAGAGCTACCGTTGGGATTTTGGGACGGGAGATTCATTGAGAGGGCCTGCACCGGTGTATACCTTTGATATGGCGGGGACTTACGCTGTCTCCTTGACCGTGACGCTCAACGGCATAGAGGAGACATATACACGGATGGTGACCATCAACGAAAACGACATGACCATCGATCTAGGGATGGATACGGTACGCTGCCCGGGAGAGGTGTTTACATATGATGCGGGCGATGGGGGCATTAGTTATGCTTGGAATACCGGTGAAACAACGCAAAGCATCGACGTAGATACGACTGGGGTGTTTTCGGTAGCGGTGGAGACGGCAGCAGGCTGCCTCAACTATGGCTATGTGCAAGTGGTGACATACGAGGACGCTTCGCAGTTTAGAAATCAATGGTACTTCGGAGAGATGGCAGGTATCGACTTCAATGATCCCGCAGGTACCTCGGCTATCACGGATGCCAACCTTATCAATTCTCCGCAAGGGGCCTCATCAGTCTCTGATCTCAACGGAGAACTACTCTTCTATACCGACGGGGTGACCGTGTGGAACAAAGAACATCAAGTCATGCTCAATGGAGACAATATAGGTGGAGACAATACTTCGATGCAGGGCGTGATGATCATGCCTCTGCCTGGGGATACGACGACTTTTTACATTTTCACCAGTGATCCTGTGTATGGGGACAATACCTACGACATGCGTTATACAGTGGTCGATATGCGGAGAGATTTGATGCGTGGAGCTGTCGTACAAAAGAATATGCCATTTTTCACGAATAGTTCGGAGCGTATGACCGGACTGGGCTTGGGACAAAACATGTCCTGGTTGATCACGCACGAGTATGGCAACAATCAGTTTCGGTCGTATCGTCTGTTGCCTAGCGGAATAGGCGAACCGATCACGTCCTCGGCAGGGAGTGTGCTGCGTTTTGACGAGGAGAAGAATGCCACAGCGGAATTGCAAGTCGCTCAGTCGGGCAACTATATTGCCATGGCCGTCCAAGAAACAACCGAGAATTTCATCGAACTCTTCGAAATCGATAGTCTGACAGGAGGGGTCGAGCAGATTGCTAAAATAGACATTGAAGAGCCTGTGCCTGCGCTGATTTACGGCGTAGAGTTTTCGTCTGGGACAGAGCGACTCTACGTGAGTACCAATTCGAATGGTTCGAAACTCTTGCAGTACGATCTGGACAGCATCCAGGCCCCGACTGCTGAGGCGGATATCATGGCGAGCAAATTTGAGCTGGGAGCGAATGCTACGCTGCAATATGGGGCGCTTCAGACGGGGGCAGATGGAATCATCTATTTGGCGATTGATGGACAAACAGCCGTAGGTACGATCAATAGTCCAGCTGCGGATGATATGAGTGCAGGCTTTGTGGAGGATGGTTTTGATTTGGAGGGACGAACCAGTCGTTTGGGTTTGCCCAACTTTGCGCAGACAGTTCCACTGGTAGCGATGGAGCCTGGGATTGCCTATACCAATGCTTGTCTCGGTCAGGAGACGGTGTTTGATGGGACGGGGACATCCATTATTGATACCTATTTGTGGACTTTTGATGACGGCACTTTGGCAGATGTAGAAGATACGGTACATACCTACAATTTGGCAGATACCTACAACGTGACTTTGCAAGTTGTCAATCGCTGTGGTTTGGATACGACGTTTACAGCGGCGGTTCCTGTTTTTGCTATTCCAAGTGCACCTACCGTATTGGATGCGGCGACACTTTGCGAGGGGCCGGTGACATTGGCTGCATGGCCTAGAGATACAGCGGCGTTCACTTATACTTGGTCGACGGGAGAGACGACTCGTGAGATCACGGTAGATGAGGCGAGTTTTGTTTCGGTATTCATCACCGATACGACGGGGTGTCAGTCAGACCCTAGAGATTCTTTTGTGGATGACACGACTCCTATTGTCAATATTGGTCCTGACCAGTTGATATGTCAAGACGTGGTGTTTGGACCTTTGGATGCAGCCAACCCAGGCTCAGAGTACACTTGGACGCTCAATGGAGCACCTGTGGGCAACGGACTGAGTACACTGGATGTAGATACGAGTGTGCCAGGGACCTACGTGTATGAGGTAGAGGTTGTAGACTTGTTCAATTGTAGCACGGTGGATGACATAGAGCTGACGGTTCAGGCGGGACCGAGCTATTCTTATGGGACGGTTGCAACTACGGGGTGTGGTGCCACGGATGGAGCGATTCATATCGATATCACTGATGCAGGGAGTTTTACTTATAGTTTGGCGGGACCAGTTTCGATCCCATCGACCGCTATCGCAGGACCATCTGGAGATACACAGTTGTCCAATGCCCTAAGCGGAGGAGCCTATACCATCAATGTCACCAATACGGTCAGTGGCTGTGACAATCCTGAAGTGGCTACAGTCGCAGATGGAGGGACTTTTACACTGGGAGTCACACCAGTACCAGGGTGTCCAGGAGATGGAACCCTCGATGTGACTGTCAATGCACCTATTTCTGCGGGTGTAGATTATGAGCTTTTTGACCAAGCTGGGGTGTCTATTTTTGCTTCTACGGCGACTTTGGATGCGTTGAATCAATTTTCGATTACGAACCTAGATTCGGGAACCTACGCTTTGGTAGTGGAAGGTTTTGACGGAGTGAATACCTGTACGGGGACGTTGGATGATATCCAGTTGGACGGCAATGAGCGTGCGGACTTCCTCGTCGATGCGCAATATATCTGTGGGACTGAAGGTCAAATTGGGATTCTCCCAGTGACTGTCAATGCGGCAGACCCTATCCTATATACATGGACAGGTCCGAGTATAATAGGCTCTGCCCAAGGCGACTCTATCGTCGTAGCTACTGCGGGAAGTTATTTTGTGACTTCATCGGGGACTGGGTATTGTGATTATACCCAAGAAGTCGTCGTGACTCAAAATGCTCTGCCTACGGTAGCCATCAATGTCCAAGGCAATGAATGTGACGGTTCGCTGATCTTGCAGGCGGACATTACGAATACCCTAGTAGGGAATCCAGCCTATGAGTGGAGTACAGGTAGCCTAACCTCTCAGATCTCTGTCAGTGCGACGGACACCTACACGGTGACGGTACTGGATCAAGGTACGGGGTGTACGAGCAG
The DNA window shown above is from Reichenbachiella sp. 5M10 and carries:
- a CDS encoding type IX secretion system membrane protein PorP/SprF, giving the protein MLKKIFFLLFVVALFIPEDSYGQDPQFSQYYAAPLYLNPALAGINQQGRAGLNYRSQWPSIDASFETFSAYADNNFDEKNSSVGLLITSDKEGIAGLTSTEIALQYAYQVDVNYKWTFRPAIEASYTFRDLNFNRLTFGDQIDSNGPNGNPTAEQFDSSGKIRYFDLALGGLVYSKRIWLGAAMHHLREPDQSFIGNGSPLPRKLSIHGGYKIPLNTPYKKGETAKGMERSISPTFNYRNQGEFDQLDLGMYFTLQPVIFGMWYRGIPLKTPKGSGSNSESLIFMFGVTQKKVTFGYSFDYTLSSLGINSGGAHEVSITYTFKLGDPRKPSRDVRELKCPVPYMF
- a CDS encoding gliding motility-associated C-terminal domain-containing protein, whose translation is MIETFVQRMGRVCYGLFVISLCLCAGSISAQNQNYSEYNWFFGNSVTSMTFNKSDARAQLDQVQVTPYGIGGGAVISNPVTGDLLFYTDGERIYDANHDPLPGNPLLNGTPSINRSAVVFPLPYSTGQYYVFTNSGAAGVSEIQYTIVDRTMTGNALAGEPTLGDVASLNNPTGLVDPSEAMAIIKQDLDNYWLISQNSATLAYQVTSLNSTTGVGTTTSFAIGSVTNPAYEAASFAYDSIHGRLAIAPRASNRNVYVFDFDVVTGTMSFNRSILNTGNSDGAGEAVYDVAWSPSGDQLYISRFGGAGEFGDLYQFDFNDPIETVNSILFQPVFRSYGIQLAPDQNIYHLYQQTSSDAIELGRITEADSTYHADSAFFNVGYDSLAFDPSGINGWQFPTFAAPHFESFDSVGFVFMDTCTRQSTKFFSVVQPTPESYRWDFGTGDSLRGPAPVYTFDMAGTYAVSLTVTLNGIEETYTRMVTINENDMTIDLGMDTVRCPGEVFTYDAGDGGISYAWNTGETTQSIDVDTTGVFSVAVETAAGCLNYGYVQVVTYEDASQFRNQWYFGEMAGIDFNDPAGTSAITDANLINSPQGASSVSDLNGELLFYTDGVTVWNKEHQVMLNGDNIGGDNTSMQGVMIMPLPGDTTTFYIFTSDPVYGDNTYDMRYTVVDMRRDLMRGAVVQKNMPFFTNSSERMTGLGLGQNMSWLITHEYGNNQFRSYRLLPSGIGEPITSSAGSVLRFDEEKNATAELQVAQSGNYIAMAVQETTENFIELFEIDSLTGGVEQIAKIDIEEPVPALIYGVEFSSGTERLYVSTNSNGSKLLQYDLDSIQAPTAEADIMASKFELGANATLQYGALQTGADGIIYLAIDGQTAVGTINSPAADDMSAGFVEDGFDLEGRTSRLGLPNFAQTVPLVAMEPGIAYTNACLGQETVFDGTGTSIIDTYLWTFDDGTLADVEDTVHTYNLADTYNVTLQVVNRCGLDTTFTAAVPVFAIPSAPTVLDAATLCEGPVTLAAWPRDTAAFTYTWSTGETTREITVDEASFVSVFITDTTGCQSDPRDSFVDDTTPIVNIGPDQLICQDVVFGPLDAANPGSEYTWTLNGAPVGNGLSTLDVDTSVPGTYVYEVEVVDLFNCSTVDDIELTVQAGPSYSYGTVATTGCGATDGAIHIDITDAGSFTYSLAGPVSIPSTAIAGPSGDTQLSNALSGGAYTINVTNTVSGCDNPEVATVADGGTFTLGVTPVPGCPGDGTLDVTVNAPISAGVDYELFDQAGVSIFASTATLDALNQFSITNLDSGTYALVVEGFDGVNTCTGTLDDIQLDGNERADFLVDAQYICGTEGQIGILPVTVNAADPILYTWTGPSIIGSAQGDSIVVATAGSYFVTSSGTGYCDYTQEVVVTQNALPTVAINVQGNECDGSLILQADITNTLVGNPAYEWSTGSLTSQISVSATDTYTVTVLDQGTGCTSSTSRDVSVYDDLTVFVVADPNCDDNAEVFLSAYANITEDVTFTWTDLSGAVLPTTSAEISIAESGNYSVHVVSDVSACEADASIDVSVIPIEEDQLLLSPNASFCSEDADPQNNQAYLDPGFFSSYEWTVINDTQILSTDRIYITSDAGIYEVTLGNGFTCIRDVVEVFDNCAPIIHAPNAFAPNGVNDTFFVYPNDYVSDFEIKIYSRWGELVYQSSDLNFHWDGYYRGQLLQMGTYAYVMTFESSLQPERGKIVQRGGVMIVR